The Oryza sativa Japonica Group chromosome 11, ASM3414082v1 DNA window CAAATTATTAATAAGAGATAACATTTTAATATAAGGAGTTTCATGTAATCAAATGGAGAGGGCATCTCCAGTAGATATTGGCGTATGTTGTGCTTACACGACTgatattaagtgtttcacgtaaaatggattgtgattaattgagttttaattattacaaacttaaaaaatagattaatctgatattttagatcaactttcatatagaaagttttcgtataAATGcatcatttaacagtttaaaaagcgtgtcacaagtatccaaaatttaatctTCCCCTTACACAAGAAACGAACAGGCCGTGTTCTAAACATAAAAAAACATCATTTTATACGCACTAGCGCCTCATGGCCGTCCATGTTGGATGGCTCTGGCCAGGAAATTATAAATTTCAATATGATTCACTTTGTTTATTGATTTTGGATTActaagcaagcaagcaaacacTTGTTGACGAGCATCGACCGATCGACGGTTGACCTAAGTCAAGGCTTCAAGCTTTTGTTGACGAGCACGCACGCAGCACGTGGTCCGGCGTGACGGCGGCCCAGAActcgccgtcgagctccagCGCCGCCATGTGCTCCGGCGCCAGCACCACCTCCGCgtcgacgccgcctccgccgtcccgCGCCGGGTACAGCGACGCCTTCCCGTCGGACTTGTTCGCCTTCCcgctccgcgccgccaccgccttccccCACCCGAAGTCGCACCCGTACATGTCGAACCGCGGCGAGCTCCCCACCATCACCCCCGACGCGTCGAAGCACCTCGCCGTGTACACCGTCGGCCTCGCCCCccacgccgccacgcgcgcCCGGATGCCCGCGTCCGTGTGCGCCGCCACGGcgcgccccaccgccgccgccgcccacccgtGCCCGCGCTCCTGCACGAGCTCCGACGCGCGCACCGGCGACGCCTCCGTGCCGATGGCGTACACGCTGTTCCCGAAGTACTCcctcggcagcggcgggcggaggcGCCCGCGGTTGTTGATGGCCACGCGGCACACCGTCTCCTGGTCCGGCGACGAACACCTGGCGCGCGTGATGCACCGCCATAGCAGCGAGGTTAGCGCCTGGAACTTGGTGatggccgccgcgcccgccgtgtCCCCGGCGTCCAGGAGCTCCTGGCGCGCGCGCTCCTTGAGCGCCGCCAGGGACTCCGGTGAGAAGTGGACCATCCGCtcgcgcagcggcggcgtgtCGAGCCGCTCGATCAGCTCGGACACGTCGGCGTACGGCAGCACGACGgtggcgtcgtcgtcctcctcgggcGACCACCGCTTGAGCAACGGTGGTGggcgcgacgtcggcggcggcggcgccgccgtcgtgagCCTGGCGCGCGCTATCTCGGCCCACGCATTGACCATGTCCCAGAACGCCGTGCCGTCGGAGAGCGCGTGGTTGTAGGCGAAGCCGACGAACACCCCGTCGTCGAGCTCGGTGACCTGGACGACGAAGAGCGGGAGGTGGTGGCCGTCGTAGTTGACGGCGTCCCGGAGCGGGAAGAAGGAGTGGACAAGACCGCACGGGACGTCGGCGTCGGGAGGGACGACGTCGGCGACcgagacgccgccggcgacggcgtggacgaTCTCGACGCCCTGTCCATCACAATCGATGGAGacggagcagccgccgccgccggggcgctTCTCGGTGACGaagcggccggcgacggggtaGTAGGCGCggagcgtggcggcgagggcggcggcgaggtgttcgacgacgtgggcggtggtggagagcagcgcggtggaggaggaatgcggcggcgcgaagaggagGCCCTTCTGGATGTAGTTGGCGGAGAGCATGGCGACGTCCCACGAGGTGAGCGGGATGCGCTCCCGCGGCCGAGGCGGTGGCTTCACCGTGCGCGTCGACACCACGCGCACCGTCGACGACGGCATCCTGAGATATATGTGTGGAGTACTGGAGGAGTATATGTGTGTTAATGAGAGTTAAGTTAGTGTGCATCCAAATATATATAGGGCAAACTAAGTTAGCACtctctccgttttaggttataagatattttaactttggttaaaatttaactattttaagtttaactaagtttatagacaaatatagtaatatttagtGTTgctttaagtttttgtttgttatatttgatcattcgtcttattcaaaaatatttagaattattatttattttatttatgaattgttttattatcaaatgtactttaagtataacttatctttttttatatttgcactaatttttcagataaaacgaatggtcaaacgttaaggaaaaagtcaaagcaacagtaatatgggacggatgcagtatatattttcataataaatttgtcttggattGAAAATATTCCTACTTTTTTTAtacaaatttggtcaaacttgaagcagtttgactttgaccaaagtcaaaacgtcttataacctaaaacggagggagtactttactACTAGGTCAGATGAGTAACTTAGGTTTATTCCAATTGCTAAGGATTTATTATTAGCGACAGAATAATATAAGATATGGGTTGGTGGCCCAAAAATTGATCCAGTCCAGTCAAAAAAGATAGTCAAAATAAATTTACATGCTCAAACTGCTAAGGATTTATTATTACCAAAAGATGAATATAAGATGGGTTGGTGGCCCAAGAATTGATCAACTTCACTCAAAAATAGATATAAATAAATTCAAATGCTCCAATTGCTAAGGATTTATTATTACCAAAAGAAGAATATAAGACGGGTTGGTTGCCCCAAGATCCAATTAtccaaaaaagaaataaataaattcaaataCTCCAATTGAtaagaaattattatttttcactAACACCGGAAGCTTTAATCTTTCTACTACATTTTACAAGCTGTATGTTGAGTCTGACATGTGCCGGCCTACCTACAGTTACCCATACTACCTCCATCcgataaaaaaccaatctaatactagaatgtgtcacatacatctgttcagattcgttgtactagaatgtatcacatccagtcctaaatttgtttttttgaatggagggagtatgagcAATTCTGAAATACTGGTTCGACATATCTTTAAATCATTACAGCCATCTCGCAATCACCCCTATGAACAACTTGGAAAGACTGGACCAACATATCTTTAAGTCACCACGGGCGTCTCGCAATAGACAGGTACGTTGCCTActactgaaaaaataattagcagtAAATACGAGCACATATGTCATTTCTAGGACTTAAACCTAGAGCAACGCTCACTTCGCACCTTACCAGGTATTCTGaaaataatatggtcataattATGAATTGGCACACACAAATTAACACaaaagaagatgaagtgaataTGCGAAGAAATACTTATTATACGATGAATGAACTTCCCTTTCAAACTTGGCATGGCCAAGTTTGATGGAAGGGAAAGTGCCTGGAGCCTGCCTGCACTGCCTTTCCTTCCATATTCTCCTGCTACCCATTAAAATACTTGCTTAGTTGTAGAAACAtgtaaaaagagagaaaaacatcAAATTTACTTGCTATCTTTGACCCCAGTCTGATGCAGAAGATTACCGACGCCACGGACTCAATCAACGCTTCTAAATTATAGGCAGaacaaaaaataactaattgatGCCCTACATTGATGTAGAATATGCTTAGATAATtgtatgttaaatattatagaaatgatGAATGTGTAGATgttaatatattatgaaaataatgtGAGGATGATAATTTGACACTTATATATTGAGTTTTATAATATACTACATACATCTCAATACTACCCACCTtcctcccggccaaccacaagtagatcgTGGCTCAAGAGCGACACCTAACTATCTATTAGCTCTCAACCTCTAAGAGTAAAAAGAAGCATGGTTCTCTTAGGATGAAGCAAGTAGGAATACTCAacaaatcttcacgaagtcaACAAAGTGGGACTCAGCAACAAACCAAGGGCATGAAGTATTCAATGGGAGCAGCAACCTTGATTTGGAGGGGAAgaggctatttatagccacaaTCTCAAATCTATTTGTTGAGGGCAAATATCCCTTTTTTCGGAAATTTTTGAAATAGATTTTCGGGAACTTCCAAAAAAACACCAGAGAGCATTATTGCTAGTTAACCATTTGCGgatttctttttgaaaattaCTTTCAGAAAATTTTGAAATCACCGGAGAAGAAAAATGCATTTTCAAAATCATCCAAGAAAGACCAGTACCGATTTTCTCAAGTTCAACTCAGTTCGGAAATTTCCTAAGGCAATTTTAGAAACTTCTAAAACTACCGATACTATTTTCGCGCCAACACACCTTTTCGAAAATTTTCAAAGCATTTTGGATACTTCCAAAAAAAGACTAGTACCGTTCTTCGAAAGCAAATATGTTTTGGAAATTTTCGAAACtcatttttagaaaatattgaaataaACCGGTACACAAAATAAAGAATAAAGAATGAGAACCACTTCAATAAAGATTTTGAGAACTTATTTTGTTCCTAGACATCAAAACAACATCATAGTCCTGTTTTCCTAATGACGTAATTAATCAAATGAAAGTTTACATTTTGCAACATGAACAGATTATGCCTTGAACATCACTTCACGAAGAAGTGGCATTCCTTCGCTTACTCTCAAACTTCACTTAGTCTCAAATAAATTGTTAGTTCTCATAATCGTATTAGCATTAATAACCTAAATAATTAGAGAGCTATATacacttttaaatttaaaaatatccaATACAAAGGGCGTATGGTTTGGAGTGTCGGATGTTTGGATTCAAAGTTACTTCGAACTTTaccctttaaaaaaaagagaacttttAGGGCAATTAGGGAAAACATTTTCTCACATGCATAAAATAATCTTCATTATGATCATAGTATTACACATAGGTGTCGCCGATCACTATTCACTGACATGCTCACATCTCGGCCTTGGACGCCTtcaccacctccgcctccatgtcgccggcgccggcgccgtcgatggcgacgacgcgcggctcccgcccgcggtGGCCGGGCACCTTGGGCACGGTGACGGTGAGCACGCCGTCGTCGAGCCTCGCCGCGACGCGCCCCACGTCGGCGCCGGGCGGCATCCTGAACCGCCTCCAGAACCTCCCCGCCGCGCGCTCGGCGCGGTGCCACCGCACGCCGTcgcgctccccctcctcctcctcggcggcgccggcgcgacgccgctcgccggacacccggagcacgcggctggcctCGTCCACCTCCACGCGCacgtcgccgcgccgcaccCCGGGCACGTCCACCGTCACCACGTGCGCCTCCGGCGTCTCCTTCCAGTCGCACCTCGCCAGCGCCACggccgccggctcgccggcggcggcggcggcggcgacacctcCCGCCGGCCTCAGCGGCGACTGCTCCAGAACCCGGAACGGGTCGTCGAGCATGTAGCCGTAGCCGTACGGCAccagcgcggcggccggcggcgccatcATCACCACCATGGCCGCCACCGCTGCAACCATTCCAAGAACCTCCCgttccgccaccgccgccattgcTGTCTAGGCTCCAACAATGTCTACGTCTTTGCTGTTTCTGCTTGTTTCTTGGGAGAAGGCAGCGTTCGCGTTCACGAGGGTTTTATACGCGGTGGCGCCATGGATGGCGAGGAGAGAGGTCGAGATGGGTCGAGATGGAGGTGGAGTAGGTTCTTCTAGGAGCTTCTCTTGTGATGGAGGATGGAGCGCCATTGGAGGAGTTGCGAGGTTTCGGGAGAGGTCTGGAAATGCAACTAGGATGGGTTGCGCCAGGATGGTTAGTTGGGCCCAATGTAGGCCCAACAGATGGCTTGATCGGTTGATCCGGGTTGGagtaaataatactccctccgtttgatTTTTAAGTAAAACTAGAAAAAATTACTCGTATGTTGCAACAGATgtagtctattttaatcttattattattatatggtttagttaagataaaattcactgtgggagttcgcttggatatatatatatatttagaaaatcatgatctgcagttaggagtccgacgtctcaagttagcatgcgagtttttttaaacagatttcttatatgattccttctgtattaacaaaagtgaacgatcttaaaaaccgactcaaatacggatgtgtatttccaaaagcaaacgaacttaaaaaccaactcatacacggatgacgtaccaaaataccggtaaaaacattttcaattttttataatagtagagatttagaAAAAGCTTTAGCAAcacctaaaatataaaattagttttattaaatctaacattagatatatgttgaattttttttttgcagggaacgttgaaaatattaatatatctttctattaactaggaaaaaaattaaacaacttataatataaacaGAAAGATTCAAAGTTTGGGTTGAGTTTTCGCGCCATCATTTCGTGTGCTTCTCCGTTTTGATTTACTCTTGGCTCCTTTGGATAGCCAGAGAATTCTTTTTTAGAATCTCGCTAACAATTGtgctgttctttttttctgcGGAAAATGTACGTGTAAAATTAAGATTCGGGGAGATTTAAAATTCCTTTTACACCTCTCAAACTCTCAATGTATTGAATGTGGAAGGGAGCACATGAAACAGATCAAAGAGAAAGGGCTCCTTCGTAGCGCAGGAATTTTAGAaagattttgataggaattAGCTCGTTTTCTCCTGAATTTCCTTAAAATTTCACTGTTCCAATGGACGGCTGAGTGCGAAAAGTACTTGGTTCTAATGGTGAGAAGTGTTCAGTCGTAGAATTCAGGgtacaaatataattaatagacTCTCCTTTGAGTTCATTTTGTTAAGAGTAAACGTTCAATTACAAGATTATAATCTCACGAAAGCAATAGACGCTTAATTAGAATGTGATGATTTGACCATTTCTGCTGCATGCATTCCTCGAAATTGCCTaattcatactccctccgttccaaaatatagctatttctagcacagtgtcttgtcccaaaataaagctatttcttcacctacctcctcctctcaaccaatcacaaccattcttcttcacctactttctcttttcaaccaatcacacacttcctccaatcattctcacctactttcttaatatccATGCCAATCTcaaaaatagcttcattttgggacggaggaagtactagtaTATGTCAGCAGTTACGAAACTATGGATATATATGATCATAACGACATGCATACAAACCCAATGATATTACTTTGAATCTGAAGTGTATGGAATATAGATGCCTCATGGAAA harbors:
- the LOC107276402 gene encoding protein ENHANCED PSEUDOMONAS SUSCEPTIBILITY 1; translated protein: MPSSTVRVVSTRTVKPPPRPRERIPLTSWDVAMLSANYIQKGLLFAPPHSSSTALLSTTAHVVEHLAAALAATLRAYYPVAGRFVTEKRPGGGGCSVSIDCDGQGVEIVHAVAGGVSVADVVPPDADVPCGLVHSFFPLRDAVNYDGHHLPLFVVQVTELDDGVFVGFAYNHALSDGTAFWDMVNAWAEIARARLTTAAPPPPTSRPPPLLKRWSPEEDDDATVVLPYADVSELIERLDTPPLRERMVHFSPESLAALKERARQELLDAGDTAGAAAITKFQALTSLLWRCITRARCSSPDQETVCRVAINNRGRLRPPLPREYFGNSVYAIGTEASPVRASELVQERGHGWAAAAVGRAVAAHTDAGIRARVAAWGARPTVYTARCFDASGVMVGSSPRFDMYGCDFGWGKAVAARSGKANKSDGKASLYPARDGGGGVDAEVVLAPEHMAALELDGEFWAAVTPDHVLRACSSTKA
- the LOC4350180 gene encoding 21.9 kDa heat shock protein precursor; this encodes MAAVAEREVLGMVAAVAAMVVMMAPPAAALVPYGYGYMLDDPFRVLEQSPLRPAGGVAAAAAAGEPAAVALARCDWKETPEAHVVTVDVPGVRRGDVRVEVDEASRVLRVSGERRRAGAAEEEEGERDGVRWHRAERAAGRFWRRFRMPPGADVGRVAARLDDGVLTVTVPKVPGHRGREPRVVAIDGAGAGDMEAEVVKASKAEM